Proteins encoded within one genomic window of Halalkalicoccus subterraneus:
- a CDS encoding MFS transporter, whose protein sequence is MTAETDSPDTLAAYKQFFSLERDVLVLSLAMFAFSLGFQMTSRYVPEYMAALGASTFVIGLFGTVGNVISAVYPYPGGALSDRMGSRISLTVFGLLSSLGFLFWLLAPNLGTIVVVGVVLEPWIWIFVGLFLAQAWKSFGLGATFAIVKQSVPPSRLARGFASTEVFRRSAFLVGPLIAAGVLYFFADFAVGFQYVLAVAVVFGLLATAAQHYLYEAEDTSIGKEFEGLASIREDLRALPPELRPLLVGDTLVRFANGMVYVFFVIVVTQFLEVGLTVGPIELSPAVFFGVLLAIEMVIALVSMPPAAKLAESVGLKPIVALGFAVYAVFPVLLISAPANAVVVALLFAFSGLRFAGLPAHKALIVGPAERDTGGRVSGAYYLVRNAVVIPSAALGGAIYGGLSIPGTGLAYAGSPTVAFALASLIGGIGTAYFLAFGEEFEAYA, encoded by the coding sequence ATGACGGCCGAAACCGACTCGCCGGACACCCTCGCGGCGTACAAACAGTTCTTCTCGCTGGAGCGTGACGTGCTCGTCCTTTCGCTTGCGATGTTCGCCTTCAGCCTCGGCTTCCAGATGACCTCGCGGTACGTTCCCGAGTACATGGCCGCGCTGGGGGCCAGTACCTTCGTCATCGGCCTGTTCGGAACGGTGGGGAACGTCATCAGCGCCGTCTATCCATATCCCGGCGGCGCGCTTTCCGACCGGATGGGCTCGCGGATCTCCCTGACGGTCTTCGGTCTGCTTTCGAGTCTGGGCTTTCTGTTCTGGCTTCTCGCGCCAAACCTCGGAACGATCGTCGTCGTCGGGGTCGTCCTCGAGCCCTGGATCTGGATCTTCGTCGGCCTCTTTCTCGCCCAAGCCTGGAAGTCCTTCGGGCTGGGCGCGACCTTCGCCATCGTCAAACAGTCGGTCCCGCCCTCCCGGCTCGCCCGCGGCTTCGCCAGTACGGAAGTCTTCCGGCGCTCGGCCTTCCTCGTCGGCCCGCTGATCGCCGCCGGGGTCCTGTACTTCTTCGCGGACTTCGCCGTCGGCTTCCAGTACGTGCTCGCGGTCGCGGTCGTCTTCGGTCTGCTCGCGACGGCCGCCCAGCACTACCTCTACGAGGCCGAGGACACCTCAATCGGTAAGGAGTTCGAGGGACTGGCCTCGATCCGCGAGGACCTGCGTGCGCTGCCCCCGGAGCTCCGACCGCTGCTGGTCGGCGACACTCTCGTGCGGTTCGCCAACGGCATGGTCTACGTCTTCTTCGTCATCGTCGTCACCCAGTTCCTCGAAGTCGGGCTCACCGTGGGTCCGATCGAGCTCTCGCCGGCCGTCTTCTTCGGCGTGTTGCTCGCGATCGAGATGGTGATCGCGCTTGTCTCGATGCCGCCGGCCGCGAAGCTCGCCGAGTCGGTCGGTCTGAAACCCATCGTCGCGCTCGGGTTCGCGGTCTACGCCGTGTTTCCGGTCCTGCTGATCTCCGCGCCCGCCAACGCCGTCGTCGTCGCGCTGCTCTTTGCCTTCTCGGGGTTGCGCTTCGCCGGGCTACCTGCTCATAAAGCGCTGATCGTCGGACCGGCCGAGCGCGATACGGGAGGGAGAGTCTCGGGGGCGTACTACCTCGTGCGCAACGCGGTCGTGATCCCGAGCGCCGCCCTCGGAGGGGCCATCTACGGCGGGCTCTCGATCCCCGGCACCGGCCTGGCATACGCCGGCAGCCCGACCGTCGCGTTCGCGCTCGCGAGCCTGATCGGGGGTATCGGAACCGCCTACTTCCTCGCGTTCGGCGAGGAGTTCGAGGCCTACGCCTGA
- a CDS encoding MFS transporter: MGRWTYRTTVLALCTLAFFATMVARLVISPVVPAIEAEFGVTSTVTGVALTGLWMAYSLSQFPSGILADRYGERSVILAAIGLTALASGALALSPSIWVFLALTVCLGAVAGLHYSVATTLLTKEFENIGSAIGIHNSGAPLAGLLAPLAAAAVASRIGWRYSIGLGALSAAPIFFLFAWKVRETEPARPNQPMRDRIALGPLTELLTRPQIAFTALLAICFEFVWQATASFLPTFLVAHHGYSIGLASAFFSAYFVIHGLTQPTIGSLSDRFGREAVAAACALLGIAGYGLLVLGSSLLVVGAAITLVGTAMSWGAAVLPRFMDYLSPEERGAGFGLVRTSYMLVSATGSAVVGSVADIASWGVAFSLFLVLLSVVVLALGANALRGP, from the coding sequence ATGGGTCGGTGGACGTACCGGACGACGGTTCTCGCGCTGTGTACGCTCGCCTTCTTCGCGACGATGGTTGCCCGGCTCGTGATCAGCCCCGTCGTCCCCGCCATCGAGGCGGAGTTCGGCGTCACCTCGACGGTCACCGGCGTGGCGCTGACGGGGCTGTGGATGGCCTACTCGCTCTCGCAGTTCCCCTCGGGGATCCTCGCGGATCGCTACGGCGAGCGCTCGGTGATCCTCGCGGCGATCGGGCTGACCGCGCTCGCGAGCGGAGCGCTCGCGCTCTCGCCGTCGATCTGGGTCTTCCTCGCTCTGACGGTCTGTCTGGGTGCGGTCGCGGGGCTTCACTACAGCGTCGCTACCACCCTGCTGACCAAGGAGTTCGAGAACATCGGCTCGGCGATCGGGATCCACAACTCCGGTGCACCCCTGGCTGGCCTGCTCGCACCGCTTGCGGCCGCCGCGGTCGCCAGCCGGATCGGCTGGCGCTACTCGATCGGGCTGGGCGCGCTGAGTGCCGCCCCCATCTTCTTCCTGTTCGCGTGGAAAGTGAGAGAAACCGAGCCCGCGCGCCCGAACCAACCCATGCGCGACCGGATCGCGCTCGGGCCCCTGACGGAGCTTCTGACCCGCCCGCAGATCGCCTTCACCGCACTGCTCGCGATCTGTTTCGAGTTCGTCTGGCAGGCCACCGCCTCCTTCCTGCCGACCTTTCTGGTCGCCCACCACGGCTACTCGATCGGGCTCGCGAGCGCCTTCTTCTCGGCGTACTTCGTGATCCACGGGCTCACCCAGCCGACGATCGGCTCGCTGTCGGACCGCTTCGGCCGCGAGGCGGTCGCGGCCGCCTGCGCCCTGCTCGGAATCGCGGGCTACGGCCTGCTGGTCCTCGGGTCGAGCCTGCTCGTCGTGGGAGCCGCGATCACACTCGTCGGCACGGCCATGAGCTGGGGGGCGGCGGTCCTCCCCCGATTCATGGACTACCTCTCGCCCGAGGAGCGCGGGGCGGGCTTCGGGCTCGTGCGCACGAGCTACATGCTGGTGAGTGCGACCGGGAGCGCCGTCGTCGGGTCCGTCGCCGACATCGCCTCGTGGGGGGTCGCGTTCTCGCTGTTCCTCGTGCTCCTGTCGGTCGTCGTCCTCGCGCTGGGAGCGAACGCCCTCCGGGGGCCGTAG
- a CDS encoding acetate--CoA ligase family protein yields the protein MGELTGLFSPDRVAVVGATPREGSVGHAITSNLLASFDGEVVGVNPNYETVLDAPCVDSLEEAGDPDLAVVVVPPRIALDAVREAGEIGVRNVVVITAGFAETGSEGASRERELRGIAHEYDLNLVGPNSLGVMSTPLGLNATFGPDDALEGSLSFMSQSGAFVTAVIDWANDQGIGFKDVVSLGNKAVLDEVDFVETWRDDEDTDVIIGYLEGISEGREFIETAREVTRDTPVVLVKSGRTDAGAQAASSHTGTIAGSERAYEAGLEQAGVLRAESVQDLFDSARMLANQPLPDSETVAVITNAGGPGVMSTDAVGDSRLSMASFSEGTIDRFRESLPAEGNVYNPVDIVGDADVERFAGALDTALADPNVGMALVLSAPTAVLDYEELAERTIELRAKHDKPVAACFMGGERVAPAAELLRDAGIPNYFDPARAVDSLDSLAEYREIRGREYDAPAEFDVDRERVRELLDRAEDRGDNRIGVEAMGILEAYGVPIPEGEVVSDPAEAERIAAEIDGEAVMKIVSPDIMHKSDIGGVKVGVAREDVYDAYEDLVTRARNYQPDATLLGVQVQEMVDLDSGVETIVGMNRDPQFGPLLLFGLGGIFVETLEDVTVRVAPVSGNEAGAMIDEIDAAPLLRGARGREPVDEASITETIQRLSQLVTDFPEIVELDINPLVVTPEEATAIDIALTVEQ from the coding sequence GTGGGCGAGCTAACGGGCCTGTTCTCGCCCGACCGGGTCGCCGTCGTCGGGGCCACCCCGCGGGAGGGGTCGGTCGGCCACGCGATCACGTCGAACCTGCTCGCGAGCTTCGACGGCGAGGTCGTCGGCGTCAACCCGAACTACGAGACGGTGCTGGACGCACCCTGCGTCGACTCGCTCGAAGAGGCGGGCGATCCCGACCTCGCGGTGGTGGTCGTCCCGCCGCGGATCGCGCTCGATGCGGTCCGCGAGGCCGGCGAGATCGGGGTGCGAAACGTCGTCGTGATCACCGCCGGCTTCGCCGAGACGGGCAGTGAAGGGGCGAGCCGCGAGCGCGAACTCCGAGGGATCGCACACGAGTACGACCTCAACCTCGTCGGGCCCAACAGTTTGGGAGTGATGAGTACGCCCCTCGGACTGAACGCCACGTTCGGGCCGGACGACGCCCTCGAAGGGAGCCTCTCGTTTATGAGCCAGTCGGGGGCGTTCGTCACGGCGGTCATCGACTGGGCCAACGATCAGGGAATCGGCTTCAAGGACGTCGTTTCTCTCGGTAACAAGGCGGTACTCGACGAGGTCGACTTCGTCGAGACGTGGAGGGACGACGAGGACACCGACGTGATCATCGGCTACCTCGAGGGGATCTCGGAGGGTCGGGAGTTCATCGAGACGGCCCGCGAAGTCACCCGGGACACCCCGGTCGTCCTCGTCAAGTCCGGGCGGACCGACGCGGGCGCGCAGGCCGCGTCCTCACACACGGGGACGATCGCCGGCTCCGAGCGGGCCTACGAGGCCGGACTGGAGCAGGCGGGCGTCCTTCGGGCCGAGTCGGTGCAGGATCTCTTCGACTCGGCGAGAATGCTCGCGAACCAGCCCCTGCCCGACTCGGAGACCGTCGCCGTCATCACCAACGCGGGCGGCCCCGGCGTGATGTCGACGGACGCGGTCGGCGATTCCCGGCTCTCGATGGCCTCCTTTTCCGAGGGAACCATCGACCGCTTCCGCGAGTCGCTACCGGCAGAAGGGAACGTCTACAACCCCGTCGACATCGTCGGCGACGCCGACGTCGAGCGCTTCGCGGGCGCGCTCGATACGGCACTCGCGGACCCGAACGTCGGGATGGCCCTCGTCCTCTCGGCGCCGACCGCGGTGCTCGACTACGAGGAGCTGGCCGAGCGGACCATCGAACTGCGCGCGAAACACGACAAGCCCGTCGCAGCCTGCTTCATGGGCGGCGAGCGCGTCGCACCCGCGGCCGAACTCCTCCGAGACGCCGGCATCCCCAACTACTTCGACCCCGCCCGCGCGGTCGACAGCCTCGATTCGCTCGCGGAGTACCGCGAGATCAGAGGGAGAGAATACGACGCCCCCGCCGAGTTCGACGTCGACCGCGAGCGAGTCAGGGAGTTGCTCGACCGCGCGGAGGACAGGGGGGACAACCGGATCGGCGTCGAGGCGATGGGAATACTGGAGGCGTACGGGGTTCCGATTCCGGAGGGCGAGGTCGTCTCCGACCCCGCCGAGGCAGAACGCATCGCGGCCGAGATCGACGGCGAGGCCGTGATGAAGATCGTTTCCCCCGATATCATGCACAAGTCGGACATCGGCGGGGTGAAGGTCGGCGTCGCTCGCGAGGACGTCTACGACGCCTACGAGGACCTCGTGACCCGCGCCCGGAACTACCAGCCCGACGCGACCCTGCTGGGCGTCCAGGTCCAGGAGATGGTCGACCTCGATTCGGGGGTCGAGACCATCGTCGGGATGAACCGCGACCCGCAGTTCGGCCCGCTCCTCCTCTTCGGCCTCGGCGGGATCTTCGTCGAGACCCTCGAGGACGTGACCGTCCGGGTCGCGCCCGTCAGCGGGAACGAGGCGGGCGCGATGATCGACGAGATCGACGCCGCGCCCCTCTTGCGGGGCGCCCGGGGACGCGAGCCCGTCGACGAGGCCTCGATCACCGAGACGATCCAGCGCCTCTCGCAGCTCGTGACGGATTTCCCCGAGATCGTGGAACTGGACATCAACCCGCTGGTCGTCACGCCCGAGGAGGCGACGGCCATCGACATCGCCCTCACCGTAGAGCAATGA
- a CDS encoding DUF2061 domain-containing protein, which produces MTDAAFARQPSQSRSRAIVKTVCYRLFMFAITAGVAFLVTGAAGEALSIGVATNLLKTGTYYVYERAWAHVTWGVDVR; this is translated from the coding sequence ATGACTGACGCAGCTTTCGCGCGGCAACCGAGCCAGAGCCGATCGCGTGCGATCGTCAAGACGGTCTGCTACCGGCTGTTCATGTTCGCGATCACGGCGGGCGTGGCGTTTCTCGTGACCGGGGCGGCGGGCGAGGCGCTCAGCATCGGGGTGGCGACGAACCTGCTGAAAACGGGGACGTACTACGTCTACGAGCGTGCGTGGGCGCACGTGACGTGGGGCGTTGACGTTCGGTAG
- a CDS encoding DUF7511 domain-containing protein, translating into MTTSLLSDGFGGSLRLITHEDGEALECWTLAPEDPDDDRRYTAWISADPETVVDLDEHR; encoded by the coding sequence GTGACGACGTCATTGCTCTCGGACGGCTTCGGCGGGTCGCTTCGGCTCATCACCCACGAGGACGGCGAGGCCCTCGAGTGCTGGACGCTCGCCCCCGAGGACCCCGACGACGACCGGCGTTACACCGCTTGGATCAGTGCCGATCCCGAGACGGTCGTCGATCTCGACGAGCACCGGTAG
- a CDS encoding MoaD/ThiS family protein, protein MFVLVVSVVECLLSDVSTTEADPESEPRPRTTVTVVCTGHVYDAVGKHRFSYSFEGTTLRELLDELFAEYDIADLLIAETEADATAHGWATPPEELPGTWKKNPEGEQTRAYARVTVNGRFNEHYEGLDTELDEGDRVGLMYPFMFCC, encoded by the coding sequence ATGTTCGTACTCGTGGTTTCAGTGGTCGAGTGTCTACTGTCGGACGTGAGCACGACAGAGGCCGACCCCGAGTCCGAACCGCGGCCCCGAACCACCGTGACCGTCGTCTGTACCGGTCACGTCTACGACGCGGTCGGGAAACACCGGTTCTCGTACAGCTTCGAGGGAACGACGCTTCGGGAGCTGCTCGACGAACTGTTCGCCGAGTACGACATCGCGGACCTGCTGATCGCCGAAACCGAGGCCGACGCGACCGCCCACGGCTGGGCGACCCCGCCCGAGGAGCTACCGGGTACCTGGAAGAAGAACCCCGAGGGCGAGCAGACGCGCGCGTACGCCCGCGTCACGGTCAACGGTCGGTTCAACGAACATTACGAGGGGCTGGACACCGAGCTCGACGAGGGCGACCGGGTGGGGCTGATGTACCCGTTCATGTTCTGCTGCTAG
- a CDS encoding ABC transporter substrate-binding protein, giving the protein MNVVTLLPSATEIVCALGVEPVGTSHSCDHPPEVRELPDITRSSVDENADSATIDEQVLDAERAGGVYEIRLDALERADPDLIVTQGICDVCAVDTVLVREAVAELDLDCEVLTTDPHGLEDVFSDIARIGRAVGREEQADELVADCRARVERVRERAPDDPEERPRVLDIDWMDPVMIGGHWVPELVGTAGGEYGIVDAGEASTPVEWSTVVEFDPETLIVAPCGFGIEQTERNLAELRGRAGWSELTAVREGRVYLIDGSTYMNRPSHRLVDSLELLAGALHPDRFDLPAADALSRLPPESLSAD; this is encoded by the coding sequence ATGAACGTCGTCACCCTGCTACCCTCGGCCACGGAGATCGTCTGCGCGCTGGGCGTCGAGCCCGTCGGGACCTCCCACAGCTGCGACCACCCACCGGAAGTGCGCGAGCTGCCCGACATCACCCGCTCGTCGGTCGACGAGAACGCCGACAGCGCGACCATCGACGAGCAGGTGCTCGACGCCGAGCGTGCCGGCGGAGTCTACGAGATCCGACTGGACGCCCTAGAGCGCGCCGACCCCGACCTGATCGTCACTCAGGGGATCTGTGACGTCTGTGCGGTCGACACCGTCCTGGTTCGCGAGGCCGTCGCGGAGCTGGACCTCGACTGTGAGGTGCTCACGACCGATCCCCACGGTCTGGAGGACGTCTTTTCGGATATCGCGCGGATCGGGCGGGCCGTTGGTCGGGAGGAACAAGCCGACGAGTTGGTCGCCGACTGTCGGGCGCGCGTCGAGCGGGTCCGCGAGCGCGCGCCCGACGACCCCGAAGAGCGCCCGCGGGTCCTCGATATCGATTGGATGGACCCGGTGATGATCGGGGGCCACTGGGTGCCCGAGCTAGTGGGAACCGCGGGCGGCGAGTACGGCATCGTCGACGCAGGGGAGGCCTCGACGCCCGTCGAGTGGTCCACCGTGGTCGAGTTCGACCCCGAAACGCTGATCGTTGCACCGTGTGGGTTCGGGATCGAACAGACCGAACGGAACCTCGCGGAGCTTCGGGGGCGGGCGGGCTGGTCGGAACTGACTGCCGTCCGCGAGGGTCGCGTCTACCTGATCGACGGCTCCACGTACATGAACCGACCGAGCCACCGGCTGGTCGATTCGCTCGAACTGCTCGCGGGCGCGCTCCATCCCGACCGGTTCGACCTGCCCGCGGCCGATGCGCTCTCTCGTCTCCCGCCCGAGTCGCTCTCGGCGGATTGA
- a CDS encoding helix-turn-helix domain-containing protein, with protein sequence MAEARLSIGLPEGVWIADVSRAHPETNVRVLAAMPGDGVGFGLVRIDGPDREAVVEWMRGAEDVTACSVLHRGDRGTLVQFETTQPLLLLSARESGIAIELPIDISDGSATVEITASRERLSKLGEQLRAFGLDFEVEYVREQVRVEHPLPERQREVLLAAVENGYYDTPRRCSLTDLANELGVAKSTASETLHRAEGTVIKQFVAGLANAGDPRSEP encoded by the coding sequence ATGGCGGAGGCACGCCTCTCGATCGGCCTTCCGGAGGGCGTCTGGATCGCCGACGTCTCGCGGGCGCACCCCGAGACGAACGTCCGGGTGCTAGCCGCGATGCCCGGCGACGGGGTCGGGTTCGGACTGGTGCGGATCGACGGGCCCGACCGCGAGGCGGTCGTCGAGTGGATGCGCGGGGCGGAGGACGTCACGGCCTGTTCGGTACTCCACCGGGGCGATCGGGGGACGCTCGTGCAGTTCGAGACCACCCAGCCCCTGCTGTTGCTCTCGGCGCGCGAGTCAGGGATCGCGATCGAGCTCCCGATCGATATCAGCGACGGGAGCGCGACCGTCGAAATCACCGCTTCCAGAGAACGCCTCTCGAAGCTGGGCGAACAGCTGCGGGCGTTCGGGCTCGACTTCGAGGTCGAGTACGTGCGCGAGCAGGTGCGAGTCGAACACCCCCTCCCCGAACGCCAGCGTGAGGTCCTGCTTGCAGCCGTCGAGAACGGCTACTACGACACTCCTCGTCGATGCTCGCTCACCGACCTCGCCAACGAACTCGGGGTCGCGAAATCGACCGCGAGCGAGACGCTTCACCGTGCGGAGGGGACCGTCATCAAGCAGTTCGTCGCCGGGCTGGCCAACGCCGGTGATCCGCGGTCCGAACCGTAA
- a CDS encoding SDR family NAD(P)-dependent oxidoreductase has translation MIEPDLDGHTVLVTGSAKGLGRALTLACAERGADVAVHYHTSGDDAHEIAEQARREGVEATTVRGDVTAPEAVEGLFEAVESQLGAVDVLVNNVGAFAPAHWEEMAFETWQTVMETNVTGTYLCSKRALPAMREAGWGRIVNVGYASAEKGLINPKNAPYFMAKSSVLMFTRMLAADTQSDGITVNAVSPYVIENSDEFPDELPQGRPAGFEDVTQAVFTFLEKGSDYISGANVEVSGGWLPEDV, from the coding sequence ATGATCGAACCCGACCTCGACGGGCACACCGTTCTGGTCACCGGCAGCGCGAAGGGACTCGGCCGCGCGCTCACGCTCGCCTGTGCCGAACGGGGCGCGGACGTCGCCGTCCACTACCACACCAGCGGGGACGACGCCCACGAAATCGCCGAGCAGGCTCGACGAGAAGGCGTCGAAGCGACGACCGTTCGCGGTGACGTGACCGCCCCCGAGGCCGTCGAGGGACTGTTTGAGGCGGTCGAGTCCCAACTGGGCGCCGTCGACGTGCTGGTCAACAACGTCGGCGCGTTCGCGCCCGCCCACTGGGAGGAGATGGCCTTCGAGACGTGGCAGACGGTCATGGAGACCAACGTCACCGGGACGTATCTCTGCTCGAAGCGCGCGCTTCCGGCGATGCGCGAGGCGGGCTGGGGGAGGATCGTCAACGTCGGGTACGCCTCCGCCGAGAAGGGACTGATCAACCCGAAGAACGCGCCCTACTTCATGGCGAAATCGAGCGTGTTGATGTTCACCCGGATGCTCGCCGCCGACACCCAGTCGGACGGGATCACGGTCAACGCGGTCTCGCCGTACGTGATCGAGAACTCCGACGAGTTTCCCGACGAACTCCCGCAGGGCAGGCCCGCGGGCTTCGAGGACGTCACCCAGGCGGTGTTCACCTTCCTCGAGAAGGGAAGCGATTACATCAGCGGCGCGAACGTCGAGGTCTCGGGCGGGTGGCTGCCCGAGGACGTCTGA
- a CDS encoding GIY-YIG nuclease family protein: MGGTYTLVIALPEPATIDVGALGTQEFSAGRYAYTGSAFGPGGFSRVDRHRELARGERDTRHWHVDYLLGHPTAAIEAVVRTPEEDVECAVGRTLPDAGIDGFGASDCDCVSHLAYAANGLLDAVERAHRESSDPDE, encoded by the coding sequence ATGGGCGGCACCTACACGCTCGTGATCGCACTTCCCGAGCCGGCGACGATCGACGTCGGCGCGCTCGGCACCCAAGAATTCTCGGCGGGACGCTACGCCTACACCGGAAGCGCCTTCGGCCCCGGCGGATTCTCGCGGGTCGACAGACACCGCGAACTCGCCCGCGGCGAACGCGATACCCGCCACTGGCACGTCGATTACCTGCTCGGCCACCCCACCGCGGCGATCGAAGCCGTCGTTCGCACGCCCGAGGAGGACGTCGAATGTGCGGTCGGCCGGACGCTTCCTGACGCCGGGATCGACGGGTTCGGAGCTTCGGACTGCGACTGCGTGTCGCACCTGGCATACGCAGCGAACGGACTGCTCGATGCCGTCGAGCGCGCCCACCGTGAGTCAAGCGATCCCGATGAGTAA
- a CDS encoding phosphotransacetylase family protein, with product MTRTVLITGTEDSTGKTAIALALGQLAAEQGLNVGYMKPKGTRLQSNVGKTIDEDPLLARELLDLDAEMHELEPIVYSPTFVEEAIRGREDPTELRETVRENFEALAAERDLMLVEGASDLDTGGIVDLTDADLADLFDAEVVLISPYASAGDTDAVLGAADRLGDRLAGVVFNAVGDASFDSLESDTVPFLEGREIPVLGALPRTQELAGVTVGELADELGAELLTDAATDEFVERFLVGAMGGDSALRHFRRARNAALITGGDRSDVQTVALEASGVKCLVLTGGLRPSGAVVGKAEEKGVPVMVVRSDTLSTIERAEEVVRRGRTRSAETVARMRALIEEHADTGALLGGD from the coding sequence ATGACCCGAACCGTACTCATCACCGGCACCGAGGACAGCACAGGAAAGACCGCCATCGCGCTCGCGCTCGGACAGCTGGCCGCCGAACAGGGCCTGAACGTGGGTTACATGAAACCGAAGGGCACGCGCCTGCAGAGCAACGTCGGCAAGACGATCGACGAGGACCCCCTGCTCGCCCGCGAGCTGCTCGATCTCGATGCGGAGATGCACGAGCTCGAGCCGATCGTCTACTCGCCGACGTTCGTCGAGGAGGCGATCCGCGGCCGGGAGGACCCCACAGAGCTGCGCGAGACGGTACGGGAGAACTTCGAGGCGCTCGCGGCGGAGCGGGACCTGATGCTCGTCGAGGGCGCGAGCGACCTCGATACCGGCGGGATCGTCGATCTCACGGACGCCGACCTCGCCGACCTGTTCGACGCCGAGGTAGTGTTGATCTCGCCCTACGCGAGTGCGGGTGACACCGACGCGGTCCTCGGGGCCGCCGACCGACTGGGAGACCGTCTCGCGGGCGTCGTCTTCAACGCCGTGGGCGACGCGAGTTTCGACTCGCTCGAATCGGACACCGTCCCCTTCCTCGAAGGTCGGGAAATCCCGGTGTTGGGAGCGCTCCCCCGAACGCAGGAGCTGGCGGGCGTCACCGTCGGCGAGCTCGCCGACGAACTGGGTGCCGAGCTGCTGACGGACGCAGCTACTGACGAATTCGTCGAGCGCTTCCTCGTCGGCGCAATGGGCGGCGATTCCGCGCTTCGCCATTTCCGGCGGGCTCGCAACGCCGCGCTGATCACCGGCGGGGATCGCTCGGACGTCCAGACCGTGGCGCTCGAGGCCTCCGGCGTGAAGTGTCTCGTCCTCACTGGCGGGCTTCGTCCCTCCGGTGCCGTCGTCGGGAAGGCAGAAGAGAAGGGCGTCCCGGTCATGGTCGTTCGATCCGATACGCTCTCGACGATCGAGCGCGCCGAGGAGGTCGTCAGGCGGGGGCGGACCCGTAGCGCCGAGACGGTCGCGCGGATGCGCGCGCTCATCGAGGAACACGCCGATACCGGGGCGCTCCTCGGCGGCGACTGA
- a CDS encoding universal stress protein produces the protein MAIETIVLAVGQEDEDRAKRLAETAIEIAEPTGARVVLSHVFSDQEFDEVIERLDFDASENPDPSDVASRHVTTRTVAQSLDAVDVDYEIRGEVGDRGEAIVDLAKAVDADRIIVGGRRRSPTGKAVFGSTAQEVMLSAPCPVTFVRD, from the coding sequence ATGGCCATCGAAACGATCGTCCTGGCCGTCGGCCAGGAGGACGAGGACAGAGCGAAGCGACTCGCCGAGACCGCGATCGAGATCGCCGAACCAACCGGGGCACGCGTCGTACTCTCGCACGTCTTCAGCGACCAGGAGTTCGACGAGGTGATCGAGCGCCTCGACTTCGACGCGAGCGAGAACCCCGATCCCAGCGACGTCGCCTCCCGGCACGTCACGACCCGGACGGTCGCCCAGTCGCTCGACGCCGTCGACGTCGACTACGAGATCCGCGGCGAGGTCGGCGATCGCGGCGAGGCGATCGTCGATCTGGCGAAGGCGGTCGATGCCGACCGGATCATCGTGGGCGGCCGGCGACGCAGTCCCACGGGCAAGGCGGTCTTCGGCAGCACCGCCCAGGAAGTGATGCTGTCGGCACCCTGTCCGGTAACGTTCGTTCGGGACTGA